The DNA region TGCATTTTGGGCCATCCAGGCTGGgctcctcctgcctgtccccagtcacctcccagctcccagaggtGGCATCAAATCTGGGAGGATACGAGGGGCCCGAGGCTAACCTGGGAACAGAGCCCGTGCACGCCGCAGCAGGGAGCAGTGGCCGTCCTGCTGCCACAGGGCGTTTGCCAGGCTGCggtcctgcctggctgctcctaACGTGATGCTTCTGTCTCTGGCCGGagcctgctggtgctgctggtgctgctgggctgcctgccagcacgcatgggggttttgggctgccctgctgccatgCACGGAGAGTTCCCACCACCCTGCTGCGATGCACAGGGGGTTTTGGTCCACCCTGCTGCAGCGCAGGAGCGTCTGGTGCTGCGCGCAGCTCGCTGCGAGCCTCCCAGCCCAGACGTGCAGCCCTGTCCCCAGTCAGCCCCTGCTCTCCACGCTGCCCTGGGCTTTGGGCCAGAGACATCACCTCATCCGTCCCGGTGGCGGCACGAGGAGGGTCTGGACGTGCCGCTGTCCCAGCCCGGAGCAGATGCCGGATGCCCCAGCTTGCTCTCCATGGGCAGGACAGCTGCCAGCTCCAGACCTGCTCCAGCCTGATGCCTCCCATTACACATCTTCCAACTCCATCTCTGATGGGGCTGATCCCACCTTGGGTTCTCCATCTGCATCTGCCATTCCCCAGAAAGCTCGCTTTGGGCACACGGAGACCTCGGTGCCTGcctgcttccagctctgctcatGCACCCATTGCCCTGGCGAAGCCTGCAGCTCCGCAGAGGGCTCGGcggccaccagcagcaccagcggGTTTGGGAGCTGCACCCACCCTCCTGCCAGTGGCACAGCACCCCGAGACACCCACTCTGCCCCTCCCGCCCACGGGGCTCCTTTGGGGTGTGCTACGGGGCTGCACGCCCTGCGCCCCGAGAGGAGGCAGCTCCCTTGGGGTCCCTCTGCCGAGCCCACACCAGTGCCAGCACCGGCGGGTGGGTGACGGCCATGTCCCCGCAGGCGCTCGGCCAAGTACAACCTCTGCAGCGACAACCATGGGATCAAGCCGCCAACGCCGGAGCAGTACCTGACACCCCTGCAGCAGAAGGAGGTCTGCATCAGGCACCTGAAAGCTCGCCTGAAGGACACGCAGGAGCGGCTGCAGGACAGGTAGGCGCAGGGGCAGCGGCCGCAGACCCACCCCCAGCACGGGAGCCACCGGGAAGGGTCCCGGCACCAGCCATCACCACCCATGGTGGCAGATCCTGTATGGGACTGGTCCTTCTGGGTGCTCTTGGTTCCCAGCGCCGCGTCTTGTCCTTGGGCTTGTGCCCCGGCACCGGGTTCACGGCTTTGCAGCGGTGCTGCAGGCGCACGGGCATCTGGCATTGCTGCCCGTCCAACCGGGGAGCTGCGGATTCGGGGGCCGTGGAGCCTGTACGTCCCACCCGCGGTGGCTGCGCCCTCCCCTGCGGCCCCGGTTAAGTCTTTGCCAcgctttttctgaatttcagcgTCAGAGTGGCTAATCCCCATCTGCTCCTCTCGGGCTTAGGCGCGTCCTCACCGGCGTGCCAGCTGCTACGCACCCACCCGGGGCACCTGCCCGTCCCCACGCAGCCCTGGGCTCTGCATCCCCTCCAGGAAGGGGCTGAGCATCCCTCCCGAGGGTCCCTGAGCATCCCTCCCGAGGGTCCCCGAGCATCCCTCCCGAGGGTTCCCAAGCTGGGTCCCAGCTGCGGGTGTTGCTGGGTGATCTGGCTCCAGCTCAGTGCCGGGCACGTGAGGACGGGgctggccccgcagccccctcagCGCCGCGGCGGTGCCCTCCCCATCTCTCGCAGGGATGCTGAGATTGAGGACCTGAAGACGCAGCTCTCGCGGATGCAGGAGGACTGGATCGAGGAGGAGTGCCATCGCGTGGAAGCCCAGCTGGCACTGAAGGAAGCCCGCAAGGAGATCAAGCAGCTGAAGCAGGTCATCGACACGGTGAAGAACAACCTGCTGGAGAAGGACAAGGGGCTCCAGAAGTATTTCGTGGACATCAACATCCAGAACAAGAAGCTGGAGACGCTGCTGCACAGCATGGAGGTGGCACAGAACGGGGcgctgaaggaggagggggccGGCGAGTCGgccggggggtccccagcccgtTCCCTCACCCGCAGCTCCACCTACACCAAGCTGAGCGACCAGGGGGCCGGGGACCGCAACGTGGGGGGCTCGCAGACCATCTCGCTGGACGAGGGGGCCGACAGCGGCTTCGTGGGGGCGGAGGAGGCTCCCGGCCATACGGACCCGCTGGACGGGGGGAGCGAGCCCGGCGCCCGCCTGCCCCCCAGCTCCACCTATGAGAagctgctggggctgcggggcagcgtGGAGGCCGGCGTGCAGGCCAGCTGCATGCAGGAGCGGGCCATCCAGACGGACTTCGTGCCCTGCCAGCCCGACCTGGACACCATCCTGGAGAAGGTGATGAAGTCCCAGGCTTGCAGCTTAGGCAGCCCCACCTCGGCCTGGGTCTCCGAAATGGAAGACATGgtgcccggccccgagctcTCCAACCCTGCCGGGGCCACGGACCTGCTGGTGGCCGAGCCCGACGCCGCGACAGCGGGCGCGGGGGCCGAGGCGGGTGCCCCCTGCAACCCGGCGGTGCGGCAGCCCCCCGGCGCCAGCCCCTCCGTGGCCATCGCCTGCGCGGTGGAGGAGGAGCCGGCGGAGGCGAGCGGCTGCGAGGCCGTCCCCTCCAAGAGCTACTGGAGCCGTCACTTCATCGTGGATCTGCTGGCGGTGGTGGTGCCGGCGGTGCCCACGGTGGCCTGGCTGTGCCGCTCGCAGCGCCGGCAGGGCCAGCCCATCTACAACATCAGCTcgctgctgcggggctgctgcACCGTCGCCCTCCACTCCATCCGCAGGATGGGCTGTCGCCCCGTTGCCAGCCCTgggggcagcacccagccctgaccccccccccccaagaccccccccccacccacccgcACGGGCCCGACCGCTGATTGTAAAGCCCCGGCGTGGCCCCGCTCACCCGGGGTCCTTCATCGGCTCCAGCAGCCCCgggagggggtgggaaggggcaaGGGGGGGGGGTCCGTGGGGGCATGCTGTgtccccccaccagcccctttATCCTGGAGGAGGGACAGGACCGTCGCTGGAGGAGCGGGGCCACGCGGCGATGCGGGACGTGGCACCAAGCCGCACGCCGTGACCCCCCCCAACTGATGGACGCCCCTGCGCCTtcggctggggtggggggctgcaccccactGGGTGGGCTCGCCCTTCATTGCACACGCTTTTCAGCTGGCCTGGCCCTGGCCGGCGCTGGCGAGGAGCCGCCCGGCAGCGGGAagagccggggggggccgcAGTGGGACCCCCTCCCTGGGTGCGTTTCTTGCTCCAGGTGCAGGTTGCACCAAAACAGCAGAGTCCGGCTGCAGGCGGGAGGATGGCAGGAACCCGCCCCGACACAGGGACCAGCTCTGGAccagtttgggaggtggtgggagcCCGCAGTGCGCCTTCGCCCCCGCCTGCCAACCCACCGCCGTGTGCGTCCTCCGGCCGTTCTTCGAGCCGCCCAGCACCGGGAGATGTCTGCCCGCGCCGGGATGGAACCGGGCCGCGGCTCCCGTGCCGCCGAGCAGCCCCCGGGGAAGCCtccgtccctccctccctttgcTTTGCACTATATtcactttggttttttgggtaCAGACTGAAGCCCTGCTGTTGGCAGAGGCAGCGGCGAGAAcctccagccctggctctgGCCGCCGTGGCGCGGGACCAGGGGCTCTTGCGGTTTTGGCAGCGGTGATGCCGGTGACGCTGCCCAGTGCCGGAGCTCAAGGATgcctgtgctgggaggcagcgaGGGAGTGCGGGCAGAGCCGAGCACTTTTGCCTGCCCAGCCAAATCCCCGCTTTGCTGGCGGCCTccagaaaaatgccttttttttttttttttggaaaagcaaagacagcAAGGATTGCTCAGCAGGGGCCGGTGAGGCGCGAGACTTGGGGCTCCCCCAGGCACGCAGCACTCCCACCCCACGAATGTCTGTGGCTTCTTCGTGACTTGAACTAACGGTGTTTTGCCCCCAACCCTGCTCCACCGCCCGTGGGTGCTGCCGGCCGGGCACCCTGGAGCCGGCGATGCTCCACGCGTTGGCATCCACCGCTCCCCGTGCGGGCACACGCCGCGTCCCGCATCCCCCGCGCTTCCCTGCATCCCGCGGCTGGGGCACGGGGCAGCGGCTCTGCCCGCGCCGGGGGGTGGTAGGGGCAGCGGCACCGGGTGCGGTATTTGGGGAGAATGGGTGGCGAGGCAGCCGGGGCGGCCGATGTAAGCGGAGCTAGGATATACACCTCTCGTGCAATGTATTTGTGGATCTGTGTACACGTCTGTTAGACTATCCAAAGCTTTgccaagaaataaatgtaacgattatatttgaaagacaaatctatataatatattttttaaatacagaactgaaaaagctgtaacccccacccccccttttcttGTTTCCCCTGTCCTGTACTCGCTGTCCATGGTGGATGTAATAAACGTCGCTGGGTCTGTGTCTGCTTTGGCTGGAGCCGGCCTTTGGCGTCTGCCCCGAGGGGGGCTGGCCCgagcagggacacagggacccccGGACAGGGGGAGGCCCGTGCCCCGTCCCTGCTgctgagagagaggagagggcaggggggacgtgggggacaTCACAGGCTGGCGGTCCCCCTGCGCCGCCCTGCAGCCGCCAGCCTCCGTAGGGATGAGGGGTTTTGTGctaaaactgctgcttttggggatgctgcggggggTACCTTCAGCGGCCCCTCCGAGCTTCCAGGAGCGCGCGCAGTCTTGGCCGCAGGGGCTGCCCACGCCGGCGTCGGCCCCCCGGGATGGCAGCGCCGGCATCAGAGGTCGGGGATGGAGTGGTCCATGGCCGATTTCACCAGCCCCGCCGAGAGCCTGGGTACAGGGATGGGTGCTCAGGGGGGGAGCCCAGGGAGCCccttgggggtcccttgggggaCCCTGCCACggcagggtgggggtgggcCCCGCGGTCTCACCGTTTGACCATGTGCTCGTAGATGACGGTGGGGATGATGGTCAGCGTGACCACgttcccagcccctgccagcacctcTGTGAGCTGCTTATCCTGCAGGAGAGAGcgggtgggtgctgtggggtgtcCAGCTCTGCCCCCCGTCCCGCGGCCGCTCCGTACGGCTCCCCTGGCCGGATCCTGGGCACCCTTGGGCGCGTTTTGCAGTGCCGGTTGCGCGCAGCCCCTACCTTCATGCCGATGACGTTCTGGCCGTTCACCTCGCAGATGTAGTGGTGGGTGAGGAGGCCGTTGCGGGCGGCAGAGCTGTCCTTGGCCAGCGACACGATTTTCCCCTTCTTGATCACGACGCCGATGTGGCCGGTGCTGTCCTTGTGCAAGGTGACGGTACGCTGGAAAGGCCTGCGGGGAGAACGTGGTCAGCACCGGCGCCACTGCCGGCATCGCCTGCCCGTCCGCCTGCTCACCTGTCCCGCACCACCATGACTATTTTCTCCGGGGACGCCTTCTTCAGTGCCCGCTGTGCCTTGTCACTGCTCCAGCCTGTGCAGTTTTTGCCGTCGATCTGCAGGATCTGGTCACCGAAGCGCAGCCCCACCAGCGCTGCGGGCGAGTTGGCCTTCACCAGCTGCACAAAGATGCCCTGGGGACACGCGGGGAGCAATGACATGGGGACTGGGCAGCCGTGCCATGCCACGTACCATGCTATACCACGCCACGCTGTGCCATGCTGCACCACGCCGTGCCATGGCATGTAGCACCCTCCTGTGCTGCACCATGCCGTGCCATGGCACGCTGCACCCTCCTGTGCTGCACCACACTGTGCCATGGCACGTAGCACCCTCCTGCGCTGCACCACGCCGTGCCATGGCACGCTGCACCCTCCCGTGCCGCACCACGCCGTGCCATGGCACGCTGCACCCTCCTGCGCTGCACCATGCCGTGCCATGGCATGCTGCACCCTCCCGTGCTGCACCATGCCGTGCCATGGCACGTAGCACCCTCCCGTGCTGCACCACGCTGTGCCATGGCACACTGCACCCTCCCGTGCCGCACCACGCCGTGCCATGGCACGCTGCACCCTCCCGTGCTGCACCGTGGCATGCTATGCCATCTAATGCCACACGTTGCCATGCCACGACGCGCCGTGCCATGTCACCCTGCACTGTATTGTCACATGCTGTGCCCTACCCTGAAACGTCATGGCATGCTGCACCGTGCCCTGCCGCGCCGCACCTTGCAACGCCGCGGTgcgccgcgccgtgccgtgccacaCCGCCCCGTGCCAGGCCGTGCACGGCCCcgtgccagcccagccccctcACCTGGTCAACGTTTTTCAGCTGCAGCCCTGTCTTGCCCCGCTCGTCCTTGCAGAGGTGGATCTCCCGCACGCCCTGCTTGATCTCTGCCCGGCGCAGCCCCACGTTGTTCCCGCTCAAGGGGGCGACCAGctggcccggggggggcccggcgggggtcAGCGCCTGCCACGGAGCAGGGGGTCAGCGGGCGCACGGGGCCCTGCGCACATCAGCCCTCGGGGGGATGCTGCACCCCTTCCTTGGGCAGGATGCGGCCCCggagggaccccccccaccatCAGCAGCAACGCTGCGGCATGGGGGAGAGCCCTGCGCAGGCGAGAGCCGCCAGCCCGGACACCTACGGTGCTGTCTTCCGGGAGCAGGTTCTTCTGGATCTCTTCGCTGGAGAGAGCGAGCCCCATGTAGTTCTCCAGCTCAGCCAGGTTGGGGTACAGCATGGGTGGCGCTGCGGGACACACCGAGGGTGGCCTCAGCTCGCGGGGTCCCcaacccccagccccccgggatCATGCGCCAGCAACCGGCACAAAGGACACGGCAAGGGATGGGCCAGGGGAAAGAAACCCCTAAATCCCATTCCCTACCCATGCGCCGAGCTGGGGGGATCTCAGCTGAGCCCCCCACCACAGTGAGCATCAATCCCCTGCCCCCAGGCAGCCCCTCGACAGGGAAGGCTGATCACAACCTGAGTTATCGGCGTCCGAGACGAGCTTCGGCTTCTCCGTCACCACCGTCGTGGCAGGGGTCCTcaccccagcagctgcctgtgcctgccAAGAGACGGGGTTTGCTCCAggctgtgccccccagccctggggactcTGCGCGGGtgggaccccccagggacccaccGGGGTCTGCTCAGCCCCCCATAACGCCGCTGCGCTGACCTGCAAGATCTGGTGGCCCTTCATGTCTTCCAGGGAGGGGTAGAGTGTTGCCATCGCTGCTGCTGCCACGGCCGtgcctggggacagggtggTTCAGGGACAGGGACGGTTCAGGATGCTCCGCCAGCATCCCTCCCAGCCCTCGTGCCTGGCTCGGTGTGCCGGAGACGGGCTGTCACCGGGGCCTCCGGCGTGACTCAGGGCTGTGTCACCGGGGCCACTGCCTCCACCACTTCCCGGCTGCTGGGGCACGGGCGGCTGCGTGCCGGGCACCCCGGGCATCGCTTGGCTGGCGGCAGATCCCGCTCCCTGCCTCTCTGGTGGGGCCATTCCAGCATCGCCCAGACGTGGGAGCGGGATGTCCCGTGGGAACAGCCCCTCCGACTGCTCCTCGCTGCCTTTAAACCCCCACCAGTCCCCTCCGTCCCCCAACGCACCCCGCGTTGCGCCCATGGCCAAGCCGTGCCGCCCGCCCACCGTGTGCCCCGAAACGCATCGCCCAAATTTCAGGGCACGGGCCAAATCCAGACACAGCTCTGAGCCCTGTGGGAAGCGGGCAGGATCCCGCATGCAGCCCGGGGACCACAGCATCCCGGGGACCAcagcatcccccccaccccgcatCAGTGTCCCTGGGTGGGTGaaacccccagcccccagccccagctcccccggACTCACCTGCCAACAGCTCCCGGTTCCTGCGTGCCGCCCGCTGCCGGGCCCCGGGGCTTTTATAGCCGTGCCCAGCCCAGGGAGGGGCCAGGCAGCCTCAGCTGACTGCCACCCCCGCCAGGTAGGGCAcaggtgaggaagaggaaggtgaagCCAAAGCTGCACAGGGTCCTGGCACCGctgggacggggatggggacagggatggggatggctTTCCGTGGGTTCGGGCATcctgggggagcagggatggggctgtgctCCCACCCAGTGGtggcccccccctccccctgcatCGCCACCCCCGGGTGCCACCGCTCCCAGCACTCAGCCCGGCCCCACCATGGCCCTTACGCCGCTGCAGCTTGGTGCCCCAGATCGGGGACCGAGGGTGCTGCCAGCGGGGGCGAAGCGGGGTGCCCCGCCATGAGCAGCCCTGCGTGGGCGGCCGGCTCCTGCTGACACCTTGCTGCCCCGGCGCGTGGGGCTGACGCGGCCGTGACGGGGACGCCGTGTCCCGCACCCTTCCAGCTGTCACCGCCGGCCCCAGGGCACACGCCAGGCGTGACGGCCCCCGTGGGATTCCTGCGCCGTAGGTGGAAAAACTGAGCGAGCGCAGAGCTCGCCTGAGGCAGGGCACGGGGCGAACCCGGGCATCCCGCTGCCATGGGACATTGCTGCGTCACCCAGGGATCCAGCCTTCCAGCACCCGCCTGCGACATCCCGCTGCCGGCACCGGGGATGCCACCGGCTGCCGTGTCCCCAGGAGCCAGGCAGCGGGGTCCTGCGGGCACCCAGCTGGGCCCCGAGCCGGTGGCACCAGCCCAGGACCCGATGGGCACagggccagccccgccgcggaGCGGCGGCCGGGCACGTCCCAGCTCCCTGCGCCTCCGCTCCTGCATGCCAGGCCAGGAGGAAGCGTTTTATTTACTGGTGTTATTTTTAGCCCGACAGCGCCCAGCTGCCTCAGCCAGCCCGGGACGAGCGCAGCTCGACCGCTGATAAACATGGCCAGGAGCAGGGTCAGGGAGGAGATGTCCTCCAGCAGCCAGAGAAGGACGGTTCCCGGGGGTCTGTGCCTGCCCCGAAACCCTCATCCCCGCCGAACCGGGGCTGCAAGGACCCACACCCCatctgcacccatgggtgctgtgggagCCGCAGACGGGGGCCCGAGGGTGTCGGGCTCCCCCCCGGCTCCTTCCAGCATCCCGCCAGCCCTGACTTATCTCCAGCCAGAAGCCGCGGCACTGCCTGGCGACGGTTAATAATTAAAGCAAGAAGCGTTGCAGGAAGAGAAACCCAAGCTCACCTTGAGTTTCCGCCTAGAAGTGGTTGCGGCAAAGGGCAGAGCGTGACGCCggtgccccagcagctccccgctCTGCTTAATTGAGCAGCAATTAATGGTAGTGCTAATACCTGCAGCAATGTGCTAATATCTGCACAGCGTGGCCCCGATCCCGCACGACCCTGTGCAAGGATCGGTGTTCCCAAATGGGGTGCCGGAGGAGCCAGCCCAGAACCCCACAGCTGCCGttccccccagaccccccattAAATGCAAACTTTGCTCCCAACAAACCTGCTCAGGAGCCAGGACTCGACACGGTATCGATCACAGCCACGGTATCGATCACAGCCACGGTATCGATCGTGACAAACGGAGCAAAGGCCGTTTGCAGAGGAGCCAGGTGCCGGTACACAGCGGTGCCCGAGCAGCGCCTGCGCCGTGAGCCACGCAACGTCCGCCGGCGGCAAACGCCCGAGCTGCAGCGGCAAAGAGCAGAAGCAGGGGGCTCAGGGCACGGGATCACTATGAAAGGCAcggaaaaaaaagaggcttttcAGGCCCATGGTGATCTGGCCTGCAAATGCCAGCTGCTGGATGTGCCACCTCACAAGTTGCAACGTCCAGCCTCCAAAAAGGATGGAAATaaatgagagagagatggaTCCGCTTCTCCAGAGCGGGAGGGACCCTGGGAGCACAGCTCCATCTGCCCTTCGCGCTCCCAGCCCAGGCTGAGTCACAGGCGCAACGGCGAGAGGCTGCGAGGGCAACGCTTAAAAGGTTACGGTAAGGCAATTAATTACGCATATTCCAGTAGGCCACCAACACCTTCCTGCGGAGCCCAGCGAGCCCCAGGCGTCCCTCTGCGCTCCCAGGGCCGAGCACCCTAAGCCTCAccccaaagcaaggcagcacGGCCAGAGGCCGGCCGTTCCTGCTGCCACAGCACCTCACAAGCCCGGCACGGCACCCTGGCAtggcacccacagcaccccgtGAGCCCGaaacagcacccacagcaccctgtGAGCCCGAAACAGCACCCTGTGAGCCCGaaacagcacccacagcaccccatgagcccagcacagcacccacagcacccagtgAGCCTGGCACGGCACCCTGGCAcggcacccacagcaccccgtGAGCCCAAAACAGCATCCTGTGAGCCCGaaacagcacccacagcaccccatgAGCCCGGAACAGCACCCTATGAGCCcagcacagcacccacagcacccagtgAGCCCGGCACCCACAGAACCCTGTGAGCCCGaaacagcacccacagcaccccatgAGCCCggcacagcacccacagcacccagtgagcccagcacagcacccacagcacccagtgAGCCCAGCACAGCACCCACTGTGCCGAGCGACAGACAGGCAAGGGAAAAACCTCCAAGACACAGGGTTGAGAAAAGCCAGCATAAAGCGTTTTTATTGCAATAATAAAACTTGATACCTTTATGCGGTGGAGAAGGAAGTGAACGGCGGCAATTTCTCTTACCAAATCACTAGGCAgggcggagggagggggcagaggaCGGCAGCGGGGAAGCTATGCATCGTATGAGACCAGACAAGCGGCGATGACCAGCATCAGGTGTCAGGAGAGAACGGTCAGGTGTGCTCCGACCGGGGACAACGGGGGTCTGATGTTTCCTTTccaggggggagaggggggacgGGGGCATTTTCTGTGAGCTGACTCCCCACCAGCCCCGTCACCTCCCCTGTAGACAGCACCTTCCGTTTgcctgctgttttccttttttttctttaacgaAAGCTCAATGTAAGCTACTGAATTTTCAGGGTGTGGTGGAGCTCTGATGGAAACCCATCTCCACAAAAATCCAAAAGCGGgctggggggaaggaaggaaggccCACCGTGAGATGGCAGAGTGaagcaggggcagagcagccccccTTCCCGGGAGCAAACCCACGGTGCCTGCAGCGATGCTGCGCCCTCCCCGGGGAGCCGGTAAAGGACGCGCTGCTCCCTCGCTGCCCCGGTTCCAGGCAGGGTACCTACACACAATCCTAGCGCTACTTTGCTCTCCGCATCCGTTCAGCCTCGACAGCCTCACTCTGCTATggcttttgcagcagcagcaatttctGGTTTGAAAAACACCGTAGAGATCTGCACCAAAACGGGTAACTAATGGGTTTCCTTTTGTTCAAATGACTCCTATCTAAGGTCAACCCATCTGCGTGCTACTGGTAAAACGTAGTCTACACCTGGAACAAAAATAAGATTAAGAACTTGACCCAAAAAGAGTTGAGGTTTACGGCGTATAgtttaaaaagacataaaaacaCGATACAAGGAGGAAGAGTCAGACGCAAAGCTTAGTGACCAAAGGCATTCAATCAAGGTGTAAGGTTATACAATGAGTGTAGTGGACTATCAGGAAAAGCTCCGTACAAAGTCATGTGCACTCTTCTTGAAGCTGAGATTCTGGATTCCTCCATGTGCCAAACCTGCCgggagagaggagaagcagCGTGACAAAGCCGCCCGCCTGCGGAGGAAACCCGGC from Pelecanus crispus isolate bPelCri1 chromosome 14, bPelCri1.pri, whole genome shotgun sequence includes:
- the SNPH gene encoding syntaphilin, which produces MLPPAPGPFPAFTSSLLRFTRSSPVPRTRGTVAMSLPGSRRSSTGSRSRGVYGRSGFASFFKSSAPSATRPETQPLLPASRRPSPPGRDTYGTSSLSSSSNSGSCKGSDSSPTPRRSAKYNLCSDNHGIKPPTPEQYLTPLQQKEVCIRHLKARLKDTQERLQDRDAEIEDLKTQLSRMQEDWIEEECHRVEAQLALKEARKEIKQLKQVIDTVKNNLLEKDKGLQKYFVDINIQNKKLETLLHSMEVAQNGALKEEGAGESAGGSPARSLTRSSTYTKLSDQGAGDRNVGGSQTISLDEGADSGFVGAEEAPGHTDPLDGGSEPGARLPPSSTYEKLLGLRGSVEAGVQASCMQERAIQTDFVPCQPDLDTILEKVMKSQACSLGSPTSAWVSEMEDMVPGPELSNPAGATDLLVAEPDAATAGAGAEAGAPCNPAVRQPPGASPSVAIACAVEEEPAEASGCEAVPSKSYWSRHFIVDLLAVVVPAVPTVAWLCRSQRRQGQPIYNISSLLRGCCTVALHSIRRMGCRPVASPGGSTQP
- the SDCBP2 gene encoding syntenin-2 isoform X1, translated to MATLYPSLEDMKGHQILQAQAAAGVRTPATTVVTEKPKLVSDADNSGCDQPSLPPSVCPAAPPMLYPNLAELENYMGLALSSEEIQKNLLPEDSTALTPAGPPPGQLVAPLSGNNVGLRRAEIKQGVREIHLCKDERGKTGLQLKNVDQGIFVQLVKANSPAALVGLRFGDQILQIDGKNCTGWSSDKAQRALKKASPEKIVMVVRDRPFQRTVTLHKDSTGHIGVVIKKGKIVSLAKDSSAARNGLLTHHYICEVNGQNVIGMKDKQLTEVLAGAGNVVTLTIIPTVIYEHMVKRLSAGLVKSAMDHSIPDL
- the SDCBP2 gene encoding syntenin-2 isoform X3, with product MATLYPSLEDMKGHQILQAQAAAGVRTPATTVVTEKPKLVSDADNSAPPMLYPNLAELENYMGLALSSEEIQKNLLPEDSTALTPAGPPPGQLVAPLSGNNVGLRRAEIKQGVREIHLCKDERGKTGLQLKNVDQGIFVQLVKANSPAALVGLRFGDQILQIDGKNCTGWSSDKAQRALKKASPEKIVMVVRDRPFQRTVTLHKDSTGHIGVVIKKGKIVSLAKDSSAARNGLLTHHYICEVNGQNVIGMKDKQLTEVLAGAGNVVTLTIIPTVIYEHMVKRLSAGLVKSAMDHSIPDL
- the SDCBP2 gene encoding syntenin-2 isoform X2 → MATLYPSLEDMKGHQILQVSAAALWGAEPPSVCPAAPPMLYPNLAELENYMGLALSSEEIQKNLLPEDSTVGVRAGGSRLRRALPHAAALLLMVGGLVAPLSGNNVGLRRAEIKQGVREIHLCKDERGKTGLQLKNVDQGIFVQLVKANSPAALVGLRFGDQILQIDGKNCTGWSSDKAQRALKKASPEKIVMVVRDRPFQRTVTLHKDSTGHIGVVIKKGKIVSLAKDSSAARNGLLTHHYICEVNGQNVIGMKDKQLTEVLAGAGNVVTLTIIPTVIYEHMVKRLSAGLVKSAMDHSIPDL